One genomic segment of Fusobacterium nucleatum includes these proteins:
- a CDS encoding Na+/H+ antiporter NhaC family protein: protein MFRRLWYGLQNFGSISLPGKVGVVIGVLIILGILYGIVTSKKFRDAFLKLSPVIVLAELMMDGFDALLAAPIATIYASFIAMILTKQKFNGIVDHAIDNVKEIQVALFILMAAYAMAEAFMSTGVGASLILIALKVGITAKTVAVVGAIVTSILSIATGTSWGTFAACAPIFLWLNHIVGGNILLTTAAIAGGACFGDNIGLISDTTIVSSGIQKVEVVRRIRHQGVWSALVLLSGIIVFAIVGFTMDLPSTVGDPAEAINSIPADVWTALAEKRESAVKLLEQVRSGVPLYMAIPLVIVLVLAFMGTQTFICLFAGLFFAYIFGMMAGTVTSTMDYLDMMMGGFASAGGWVIVMMMWVAAFGGIMKSMNAFEPISKLLSRISGSVRQLMFYNGLLCVFGNATLADEMAQIVTIGPIIKEMVEDNVEGSEEDLYTLRLRNATFSDAMGVFGSQLIPWHVYIAFYMGIATIVYPLHEFVAIDIIRYNFIAMIAVFSILILTLTGLDRMIPLFKLPSEPAVRLKKQK, encoded by the coding sequence ATGTTTAGAAGGTTATGGTATGGATTGCAAAATTTTGGCTCAATTTCATTGCCAGGTAAAGTTGGTGTAGTCATTGGGGTTCTTATTATTCTTGGAATACTTTATGGAATAGTAACAAGTAAAAAATTTAGAGATGCTTTTTTAAAACTAAGTCCAGTTATTGTTTTAGCTGAACTAATGATGGATGGTTTTGATGCACTACTTGCAGCACCAATTGCAACAATTTATGCTTCTTTTATTGCAATGATTTTAACAAAGCAAAAATTTAATGGTATTGTTGATCATGCAATAGATAATGTAAAAGAAATTCAAGTTGCATTATTTATCTTGATGGCAGCTTATGCAATGGCAGAAGCATTTATGTCAACAGGTGTTGGAGCTTCTCTTATTCTAATTGCATTGAAAGTAGGAATTACAGCTAAAACTGTTGCAGTTGTAGGAGCTATTGTTACATCAATATTGTCAATAGCAACTGGAACAAGTTGGGGAACATTTGCAGCCTGTGCACCTATTTTCTTGTGGTTAAATCATATAGTTGGTGGAAATATTTTATTAACAACAGCAGCTATTGCAGGAGGAGCATGTTTTGGAGATAATATAGGACTTATTTCAGATACTACAATAGTAAGTTCTGGTATCCAAAAGGTTGAAGTTGTAAGAAGAATTAGACACCAAGGTGTATGGTCAGCATTAGTTTTATTATCAGGAATAATAGTATTTGCTATTGTTGGATTTACAATGGATTTACCTTCAACAGTTGGGGATCCTGCTGAAGCTATCAATAGTATTCCAGCTGATGTATGGACAGCACTTGCTGAAAAAAGAGAATCAGCAGTAAAATTATTGGAACAAGTTAGAAGTGGAGTTCCTTTATATATGGCTATACCACTAGTAATAGTTTTAGTTTTAGCTTTTATGGGAACACAAACATTTATTTGTCTATTTGCTGGGTTATTCTTTGCTTATATCTTTGGAATGATGGCAGGAACAGTTACAAGTACAATGGACTATTTAGATATGATGATGGGTGGTTTTGCTTCTGCTGGAGGCTGGGTTATAGTTATGATGATGTGGGTTGCAGCTTTTGGTGGAATAATGAAAAGTATGAATGCCTTTGAACCTATATCAAAATTATTATCTAGAATTTCAGGAAGTGTAAGACAATTAATGTTCTACAATGGACTTTTATGTGTATTTGGAAATGCTACTCTTGCAGATGAAATGGCACAAATAGTTACAATAGGGCCTATCATTAAAGAAATGGTTGAAGATAATGTTGAAGGTTCAGAAGAAGATTTATACACATTGAGATTAAGAAATGCAACATTTAGTGATGCTATGGGTGTATTTGGTTCACAACTTATACCTTGGCATGTATATATAGCTTTCTATATGGGAATTGCTACAATAGTTTATCCTTTACACGAATTTGTGGCAATAGATATTATAAGATATAATTTTATAGCTATGATAGCAGTATTTAGTATATTAATTTTAACTTTAACTGGTTTAGATAGAATGATACCATTATTTAAATTACCATCAGAACCAGCTGTAAGATTAAAAAAACAAAAATAA
- the fomA gene encoding major outer membrane protein FomA, protein MKKLALVLGSLLVVGSVASAKEVMPAPTPAPEKVVEYVEKPVIVYRDREVAPAWRPNGSVDVQYRWYGTVENKTPKKDKDGNWARGKVNSGRIQTTTKVNFTKNQTLEVRTRNHHTLNDTDGNNLKSRAGADEYRIRHFYNFGNLASSKINATSRLEYKEKRHDGEKSLGASVLFDFSEYIYSNNFFKVDKLGLRPGYKYVWDGHGKGTLHNPQYVNEYHLAFESDFTLPLNFTLNLEYDLAYNAYSRKIQTLSGDKKTEWTGELTAVLANYTPLYKAGAFELGFNAEGGYDTYNIHQYRRAGGTGDRDLDRTATDRRDYELYLEPTLQVSYKPTDFVKLYAAAGADYRNRVTNESEVKRWRWQPTAWAGMKVTF, encoded by the coding sequence ATGAAAAAATTAGCATTAGTATTAGGTTCATTATTAGTAGTTGGATCAGTTGCATCAGCTAAGGAAGTTATGCCTGCACCTACTCCAGCTCCTGAAAAAGTAGTAGAATATGTTGAAAAACCAGTTATCGTTTACAGAGACAGAGAAGTTGCTCCAGCTTGGAGACCAAATGGATCAGTTGATGTTCAATACAGATGGTATGGAACTGTTGAAAATAAGACACCTAAAAAAGATAAAGATGGAAACTGGGCAAGAGGTAAAGTAAATTCAGGAAGAATACAAACTACAACAAAAGTAAACTTTACTAAGAATCAAACTTTAGAAGTAAGAACAAGAAATCATCATACTTTAAATGATACAGATGGAAATAATTTGAAGTCAAGAGCTGGAGCAGATGAATATAGAATCAGACATTTCTATAATTTTGGTAATTTAGCTTCTTCTAAAATTAATGCAACTTCTAGATTAGAATATAAAGAAAAAAGACATGATGGAGAAAAATCACTAGGAGCATCAGTATTATTTGATTTCTCTGAATATATCTATTCTAACAACTTCTTTAAAGTTGACAAATTAGGGTTAAGACCAGGATATAAATATGTATGGGACGGACATGGAAAAGGAACTTTACATAACCCACAATATGTAAATGAATATCATTTAGCATTTGAATCAGATTTTACATTACCACTTAACTTTACTTTAAATTTAGAATATGATTTAGCATATAATGCATATTCTAGAAAAATTCAAACATTAAGTGGAGATAAAAAGACTGAATGGACTGGAGAATTAACAGCTGTGCTTGCTAACTATACTCCATTATATAAAGCAGGGGCATTTGAATTAGGTTTCAATGCTGAAGGTGGATATGATACTTACAATATACACCAATATAGAAGAGCTGGTGGAACTGGAGATAGAGATTTAGATAGAACTGCAACTGATAGAAGAGACTATGAATTATACTTAGAACCAACTTTACAAGTTTCTTATAAACCTACAGATTTCGTAAAATTATATGCAGCAGCAGGAGCTGACTACAGAAATAGAGTTACTAATGAATCTGAAGTTAAGAGATGGAGATGGCAACCAACTGCTTGGGCTGGAATGAAAGTTACTTTCTAA
- a CDS encoding short-chain fatty acid transporter has product MESVKEKKGIFKRFTSMCVRVMERWLPDPFIFCALLTFIVFIGAIFLTKATPLQVVGFWADGFWSLLSFSMQMALVLVTGHTLASSRLFKKMLSTFASGIKGPKQAILIVSIVSGIACALNWGFGLVIGALFAKEIAKKVKGVDYRLLIASAYTGFLVWHGGLSGSIPLQLASGGEGLAKQTAGVVTEAIPTSQTLFSPMNIFIIVGLLIIVPLLNMAMFPSKDEIVEVDPKLLVEPEEVVMDASKMTPAERVENSRAVSILLSIMGFVYIGYYLKTKGFALNLNLVNFIFLFLGILLHGTPRRYLNALAEATKGAGGILLQFPFYAGIMGIMVGADADGMSLAKLMSNFFVSISTEKTFPVFSFISAGVVNFFVPSGGGQWAVQAPIVMPAGQAIGVSAAKSAMAIAWGDAWTNMIQPFWALPALGIAGLGAKDIMGYCLIVTVVSGIFICTGFLLF; this is encoded by the coding sequence ATGGAAAGTGTAAAAGAAAAAAAAGGAATCTTTAAGAGATTTACTTCAATGTGTGTGCGTGTTATGGAAAGATGGCTTCCAGATCCATTTATATTTTGTGCTTTGTTAACTTTTATAGTGTTTATAGGAGCTATATTTCTTACAAAAGCAACTCCTTTACAAGTAGTTGGATTTTGGGCTGATGGTTTTTGGTCTTTACTTTCTTTCTCAATGCAAATGGCATTAGTTTTGGTCACAGGGCATACTTTGGCAAGCTCTAGATTATTTAAAAAGATGTTGTCAACATTTGCTTCTGGAATAAAAGGTCCAAAACAAGCAATACTTATTGTATCAATAGTTTCAGGAATAGCTTGTGCATTAAACTGGGGTTTTGGGCTTGTTATAGGGGCTTTATTTGCAAAAGAAATTGCAAAAAAAGTGAAAGGAGTAGATTATAGACTTCTTATAGCTTCAGCTTACACAGGATTCTTAGTGTGGCATGGCGGATTATCAGGTTCTATTCCATTACAACTTGCAAGTGGAGGAGAAGGATTAGCAAAACAAACAGCAGGAGTAGTAACAGAAGCTATACCAACAAGTCAAACTTTATTTTCACCAATGAATATTTTTATAATTGTTGGACTTTTAATAATAGTACCTTTGTTGAATATGGCAATGTTCCCAAGTAAAGATGAAATTGTTGAAGTTGATCCAAAATTATTAGTGGAACCAGAAGAAGTTGTTATGGATGCTTCAAAAATGACACCAGCAGAAAGAGTTGAAAATAGTAGAGCAGTATCTATTTTACTTTCAATTATGGGCTTTGTATATATAGGATATTATTTAAAGACAAAAGGATTTGCATTAAATCTTAATTTAGTAAACTTTATATTCTTATTCTTAGGAATTTTATTACATGGAACTCCAAGAAGATATTTGAATGCACTAGCAGAAGCAACAAAAGGTGCAGGAGGAATATTACTACAATTTCCATTTTATGCAGGTATCATGGGAATAATGGTAGGAGCAGATGCAGATGGAATGTCTCTTGCAAAACTTATGTCTAATTTCTTTGTAAGTATATCTACTGAAAAAACATTCCCAGTATTTTCATTTATAAGTGCTGGAGTAGTAAATTTCTTTGTTCCATCAGGTGGAGGACAATGGGCAGTTCAAGCTCCAATAGTAATGCCAGCAGGACAAGCAATTGGTGTATCAGCAGCAAAGTCAGCTATGGCAATAGCTTGGGGAGATGCTTGGACAAATATGATACAACCATTCTGGGCTTTACCAGCATTAGGAATAGCAGGTTTGGGAGCTAAAGATATAATGGGTTATTGTCTGATAGTAACTGTTGTATCAGGAATATTTATTTGTACAGGTTTCTTATTATTCTAA
- a CDS encoding CoA transferase subunit A, whose protein sequence is MKQKIVSMEEAISHIKDGMTVHIGGFIACGTPESIITALIEKGVKDLTIVANDTGLIDKGIGRLVVNNQVKKVIASHIGTNPETGRRMQSGEMEVELVPQGTLAERVRAAGYGLGGILTPTGLGTIVQEGKQIINVDGKDYLLEKPIKADVALIFGTKVDELGNVICEKTTKNFNPLMATAADVVIVEALEIVPAGSLSPEHLDISRIFIDYIVKSK, encoded by the coding sequence ATGAAACAAAAAATAGTTTCAATGGAAGAAGCAATATCTCACATTAAAGATGGAATGACTGTTCATATTGGTGGCTTTATAGCTTGTGGAACTCCAGAATCAATAATTACAGCTCTTATAGAAAAAGGTGTAAAAGACTTAACAATAGTAGCTAATGATACTGGTCTTATAGATAAAGGTATTGGAAGATTAGTAGTTAATAATCAAGTTAAAAAAGTAATAGCAAGTCATATTGGGACAAATCCAGAAACTGGAAGAAGAATGCAATCTGGTGAAATGGAAGTTGAATTAGTTCCACAAGGAACTCTTGCTGAAAGAGTTAGAGCAGCAGGTTATGGGTTAGGAGGAATTTTAACTCCAACTGGATTAGGAACTATTGTTCAAGAAGGAAAACAAATTATAAATGTTGATGGAAAAGATTATTTATTAGAAAAACCTATTAAAGCAGATGTAGCATTAATATTTGGTACAAAAGTTGATGAATTAGGAAATGTTATTTGTGAAAAAACTACGAAGAACTTTAATCCATTGATGGCAACAGCGGCAGATGTTGTTATAGTAGAAGCTCTTGAAATTGTTCCAGCAGGTTCATTAAGTCCAGAACATTTGGATATATCAAGAATATTTATAGACTACATAGTTAAAAGTAAATAA
- a CDS encoding 3-oxoacid CoA-transferase subunit B, with protein MEMDKNLVREVIAKRVAQEFHDGYVVNLGIGLPTLVANYVGDMDVIFQSENGCIGVGPAPEKGKEDPYLVNAGAGFITAAKGAMFFDSAYSFGIIRGGHVDATVLGALEVDEKGNLANWMIPGKKVPGMGGAMDLVVGAKKVIVAMEHTSNGAIKILKECKLPLTAVGVVDLIITEKAVFEVTDKGLVLKEITPYSSLEDIKATTAADFIIADDLKK; from the coding sequence ATGGAAATGGATAAAAATTTAGTTAGAGAAGTTATTGCAAAAAGAGTTGCACAAGAGTTTCATGATGGATATGTTGTAAATTTAGGAATAGGGTTACCTACATTAGTTGCTAATTATGTTGGTGATATGGATGTTATTTTTCAAAGTGAAAATGGTTGTATAGGTGTTGGACCAGCTCCTGAAAAAGGAAAAGAAGATCCTTACTTAGTTAATGCTGGAGCAGGATTTATAACTGCTGCAAAAGGAGCTATGTTCTTTGATTCTGCTTACTCTTTTGGAATAATAAGAGGAGGACATGTTGATGCAACTGTTTTAGGAGCATTAGAAGTAGATGAAAAAGGAAATCTTGCTAACTGGATGATTCCTGGAAAAAAAGTTCCTGGAATGGGTGGAGCTATGGATTTAGTTGTTGGAGCTAAAAAAGTTATTGTTGCTATGGAACATACATCTAATGGAGCAATAAAAATATTAAAAGAATGTAAATTACCTTTAACAGCTGTTGGAGTTGTAGATTTAATAATAACAGAAAAAGCAGTTTTTGAAGTAACAGATAAAGGTTTAGTTTTAAAAGAAATTACTCCTTATTCTTCATTAGAAGATATTAAAGCAACAACAGCAGCAGATTTTATAATTGCTGATGATTTAAAAAAATAA
- a CDS encoding methylaspartate mutase subunit E — protein sequence MPITFKKIDKEDFLEMRKKFLENYKNLDDFDLDTAIRFHKSLPDYKNFQKKLEQSIQDNKIITQAHSRETLLEDLIKNLNTFHKLGQADFLSIIIDSHTRENHYNNAKVILEDSIKSNKSLLNGFPLINYGTKLARKIVNDVEVPLQIKHGSHDARLLVEIALLSGFSAFDGGGISHNIPFSKSISLKDSLENWKYVDRLVGIYEENGIKINREIFSPLTATLVPPAISNSIQILETLLAVEQGVKNISIGVAQYGNITQDIASLLALKEHIQSYLDTFSFKDINISTVFNQWIGGFPEEELKAYSLISYSTTIALFSKTNRIFVKNIDEYAKNSLGNTMINSLLLTKTILDIGNNQKINNYEEIIFEKEQIKKETAQIIAKIFSRCDGDLRKAIIEAFEYGVLDVPFAPSKYNLGKMMPARDSEGMIRYLDIGNLPFCPLIEEFHNKKIKERAEKENREINFQMTIDDIFAMSQGKLTNKKSRE from the coding sequence ATGCCAATTACATTTAAAAAAATTGACAAAGAAGATTTTTTAGAAATGAGAAAAAAATTTTTAGAAAATTATAAAAATTTAGATGACTTTGATTTAGACACTGCTATTAGATTTCATAAATCATTGCCAGATTATAAAAATTTTCAAAAGAAACTAGAACAATCTATACAAGATAATAAAATTATAACACAGGCACATAGTAGGGAAACTCTATTAGAAGATTTGATAAAAAATTTAAATACTTTTCATAAGCTTGGACAGGCAGATTTTCTCTCAATTATAATAGATTCTCATACTAGAGAAAATCATTATAATAATGCAAAAGTTATCTTAGAAGATTCTATAAAATCTAATAAATCTCTTTTAAATGGTTTTCCATTAATAAATTATGGAACAAAATTAGCTAGAAAAATTGTAAATGATGTGGAAGTCCCATTGCAAATAAAACATGGTTCTCACGATGCAAGATTATTAGTTGAAATTGCATTATTAAGTGGTTTTTCTGCTTTTGATGGTGGTGGGATTAGTCATAATATCCCTTTTAGTAAATCTATTTCATTGAAAGATAGCTTAGAAAATTGGAAATATGTAGATAGACTTGTTGGAATTTATGAAGAAAATGGAATAAAAATAAATAGAGAAATTTTTTCTCCACTTACTGCTACACTTGTTCCACCAGCAATTTCTAACTCAATACAAATTTTAGAAACTTTACTTGCTGTTGAACAAGGTGTAAAGAACATAAGTATAGGTGTTGCTCAGTATGGAAATATCACACAGGATATTGCTAGTTTATTAGCCCTTAAAGAGCATATACAATCTTATTTAGATACTTTTTCTTTTAAGGATATCAACATCTCTACTGTATTTAATCAGTGGATAGGTGGATTTCCAGAAGAGGAGCTAAAAGCCTACTCTTTAATTTCTTATTCTACAACTATTGCCTTGTTTTCTAAAACTAATAGAATATTCGTAAAAAATATAGATGAGTATGCTAAAAATTCACTAGGTAATACTATGATTAACTCACTGCTTCTAACTAAGACTATATTAGATATTGGTAATAACCAAAAAATCAATAATTATGAAGAAATAATTTTTGAAAAAGAACAAATAAAGAAGGAAACTGCTCAAATAATTGCAAAAATTTTCTCAAGATGTGATGGTGATTTAAGAAAAGCTATTATAGAAGCTTTTGAATATGGTGTGCTTGATGTTCCTTTTGCTCCTTCAAAATATAATTTAGGAAAAATGATGCCTGCAAGGGATAGTGAAGGAATGATAAGATATTTAGATATTGGTAATTTACCTTTTTGTCCTTTGATAGAGGAATTTCATAATAAAAAAATTAAAGAAAGAGCTGAAAAAGAAAATAGAGAAATAAATTTTCAAATGACTATTGATGATATATTTGCAATGAGTCAAGGAAAATTAACAAATAAAAAAAGTCGTGAATAA
- the glmL gene encoding methylaspartate mutase accessory protein GlmL: MSTRIYLTIDFGSTYTKLTAIDLDKKEIVATSRAMTTVKTDVLIGFNEAFEILENDLKNKLKSYEIIKKVACSSAAGGLKIIAIGLVPELTTEAAKKAALSSGARVIKTYAFNLTDKDIEEISELPYDMLLLTGGTNGGNREYILNNAKILAKNNIEKPIVIAGNEEVSEQMAEIFKEHNIEFYISENVMPVVNKINVIPVKEVIREVFMRNIIKAKGMENVQKLVGDIIMPTPTAVMKAAEIFSKDENNSIVIDIGGATTDIHSIGKGLPKTNDIQLKGMEEPYSKRTVEGDLGMRYSSLALYEATSLNKIREYLGSKDSKINIRENFKFRQENTDFVAETEDDIVFDEMMAMLCTEIAMNRHVGTLESIFSPMGTLFVQNGKDLTDVKYVIGTGGILNNSRNPRKILDLTLFNEDNPLLLKPKYPKFLVDKTYIMSAMGLLANDYPDIAYQIMKKYLVEI; this comes from the coding sequence ATGAGTACCCGTATTTATCTTACAATAGATTTTGGTAGTACCTATACAAAATTAACTGCAATAGATTTAGATAAAAAAGAAATAGTTGCTACATCAAGAGCAATGACAACTGTAAAAACAGATGTTTTAATTGGTTTTAATGAAGCATTTGAAATATTAGAAAATGATTTAAAAAATAAATTAAAAAGCTATGAAATTATAAAAAAAGTAGCTTGTTCCTCAGCAGCAGGTGGCTTAAAGATAATTGCCATAGGTTTAGTGCCAGAATTAACCACAGAAGCTGCCAAAAAAGCTGCATTGAGTTCAGGAGCAAGAGTTATTAAAACCTATGCTTTCAATTTAACTGACAAAGACATTGAAGAAATATCTGAACTTCCTTATGATATGCTACTTTTAACAGGTGGCACTAATGGTGGGAATAGGGAATATATTTTAAATAATGCTAAGATTTTGGCTAAAAATAATATAGAAAAACCTATTGTTATTGCAGGTAATGAAGAAGTTTCTGAACAAATGGCCGAAATATTTAAAGAGCATAATATTGAATTTTACATAAGTGAAAATGTTATGCCTGTTGTGAATAAAATAAATGTCATCCCTGTTAAAGAAGTAATAAGAGAAGTTTTTATGAGAAATATTATAAAAGCTAAGGGTATGGAAAATGTACAAAAACTTGTTGGAGATATAATTATGCCTACTCCAACAGCTGTTATGAAAGCTGCTGAAATTTTTTCAAAAGATGAAAATAATTCTATTGTAATAGATATAGGTGGAGCTACAACTGATATACATTCTATTGGAAAAGGCTTACCTAAAACTAATGATATTCAATTAAAAGGTATGGAAGAACCTTATTCTAAAAGAACTGTTGAAGGAGATTTAGGAATGAGATACTCCTCATTAGCACTTTATGAAGCTACAAGTTTGAATAAAATTAGAGAATATTTAGGAAGCAAAGATTCAAAAATAAATATAAGAGAAAATTTTAAATTTAGACAAGAAAATACTGATTTTGTAGCTGAGACAGAAGACGACATCGTTTTTGATGAAATGATGGCAATGTTATGCACTGAAATTGCTATGAACAGACATGTTGGTACTTTAGAATCTATCTTTTCTCCTATGGGAACTCTATTTGTTCAAAATGGTAAAGATTTAACTGATGTAAAGTATGTAATAGGAACAGGTGGAATACTAAATAATAGTAGAAATCCAAGAAAAATATTAGATTTGACACTATTTAATGAAGATAATCCACTTCTTTTAAAGCCAAAATATCCAAAATTTTTAGTTGATAAGACTTATATTATGTCTGCTATGGGTTTACTGGCTAATGACTATCCAGATATAGCTTATCAAATAATGAAAAAATATTTAGTGGAAATATAA
- the glmS gene encoding methylaspartate mutase subunit S — translation MAKKKVVIGVIGSDCHTVGNKIIHNKLEESGFDVVNIGALSPQIDFINAALETNSDAIIVSSIYGYGELDCQGIREKCNEYGLKDILLYIGGNIGSSNEEWEKTEKRFKEMGFDRIYKPGTPIEETIIDLKKDFQL, via the coding sequence ATGGCCAAAAAGAAAGTAGTTATAGGTGTTATTGGTTCAGATTGCCATACAGTAGGGAATAAAATTATACACAACAAATTAGAAGAAAGTGGCTTTGATGTTGTAAATATTGGAGCTTTATCTCCTCAAATAGATTTTATCAATGCTGCCTTAGAAACAAATTCAGATGCAATAATTGTTTCTTCAATCTATGGCTATGGAGAGTTAGATTGTCAAGGAATAAGAGAAAAATGTAATGAATATGGCTTAAAAGATATACTTCTATATATTGGTGGAAATATAGGTTCAAGCAATGAAGAATGGGAAAAAACAGAAAAAAGATTTAAAGAAATGGGCTTTGATAGAATTTATAAACCAGGAACTCCAATAGAGGAAACAATAATTGATTTAAAAAAAGATTTTCAACTATAA
- the rph gene encoding ribonuclease PH, whose translation MLREDGRSFDEERKIKITKNVNIYAEGSVLIEVGNTKVICTASVSDKVPSFLRGTGKGWVTAEYSMLPRATNERNPREASKGKLTGRTVEIQRLIGRALRSSIDLEKLGERLITIDCDVIQADGGTRTTSITGGYIALALAIKKLLQEEILEEDPLISNVAAISVGKINSNLMVDLKYSEDSAAEVDMNVIMNKKGEFIEVQGTGEESTFTRAELNQLLDLAENSIKKLIELQDRIINQEDLKIFLATANKHKIEEISDIFLGIENIEILSIKDGIEIPEIIEDGDTFEANSKKKAVEIANFLNMITIADDSGLCVDALNGEPGVYSARYSGTGDDLKNNEKLINNLQGIKNRNAKFVSVITLAKPNGEVYSFRGEIQGKIIDTPRGNTGFGYDPHFYVEEYQKTLAELPELKNKISHRAKALEKLKKELKNIL comes from the coding sequence ATGTTAAGAGAAGATGGAAGAAGCTTTGATGAAGAAAGAAAAATTAAAATTACAAAAAATGTAAATATCTATGCTGAAGGCTCTGTTTTAATAGAAGTTGGAAATACAAAAGTTATTTGTACTGCCTCTGTAAGTGATAAAGTTCCTTCATTTTTAAGAGGTACTGGTAAAGGTTGGGTAACTGCTGAATATTCTATGTTGCCAAGAGCCACAAATGAAAGAAACCCAAGAGAAGCTAGTAAGGGAAAATTAACTGGAAGAACAGTTGAAATTCAAAGATTAATTGGAAGAGCTTTAAGATCCTCAATAGACTTAGAAAAATTAGGTGAAAGACTTATTACCATTGACTGTGATGTTATTCAAGCTGATGGTGGAACTAGAACTACCTCAATAACAGGTGGGTATATTGCACTTGCACTTGCAATAAAAAAATTATTACAAGAAGAAATCTTAGAAGAAGACCCTTTAATCTCTAATGTTGCTGCAATAAGTGTAGGTAAAATCAATTCTAACTTAATGGTAGATTTAAAATATTCTGAAGATTCAGCTGCTGAAGTTGATATGAATGTTATTATGAATAAAAAAGGTGAATTTATTGAAGTTCAAGGAACTGGTGAAGAAAGTACATTTACAAGAGCTGAATTAAATCAACTTTTGGATTTAGCTGAAAATTCTATAAAAAAACTCATTGAGCTACAAGATAGAATTATCAATCAAGAAGATTTAAAAATATTTTTAGCCACTGCTAACAAACATAAAATTGAAGAAATATCTGATATTTTTTTAGGTATAGAAAATATTGAAATTCTTTCAATAAAAGATGGTATTGAAATTCCAGAAATCATTGAGGATGGAGACACTTTTGAGGCTAATTCTAAGAAAAAAGCAGTTGAAATAGCTAATTTTTTAAATATGATTACTATTGCTGATGATTCTGGACTTTGTGTAGATGCTTTAAATGGTGAACCAGGAGTATATTCTGCAAGATATAGTGGAACTGGTGATGATTTAAAAAATAATGAGAAATTAATTAATAATTTACAAGGTATAAAAAATAGAAATGCAAAATTTGTTTCTGTTATAACTTTGGCAAAACCTAATGGTGAAGTTTACTCTTTCAGAGGAGAAATACAAGGTAAAATTATAGATACTCCAAGAGGAAATACTGGTTTTGGTTATGATCCTCATTTCTATGTAGAGGAATATCAAAAAACTTTGGCAGAATTACCTGAACTAAAAAATAAGATTAGCCACAGAGCAAAAGCATTGGAAAAATTGAAGAAAGAGTTAAAAAATATTTTATAA